One genomic window of Clostridium taeniosporum includes the following:
- the deoC gene encoding deoxyribose-phosphate aldolase, translating to MNNSEILKHVDHTLLKPVATWDDIKKICDESIEYKTASICIPACYISRIHETYGDKVNICTVVGFPLGYSSTEGKIAETKQALADGANEIDMVINITDVKNKEYDKVTKEIRALKEVIGDKILKVIIETCYLTEEEKIAMCKAVTDAEANYIKTSTGFGTGGATIEDVKLFKQHIGPNIKIKAAGGVSTIEDLKMFINEGCDRIGTSRAVGLLKGEQTQGY from the coding sequence ATGAATAATTCAGAAATATTAAAACATGTTGATCACACTTTATTAAAACCGGTTGCTACTTGGGATGATATAAAAAAGATATGTGATGAATCAATAGAATATAAGACAGCATCAATATGTATACCAGCTTGCTATATATCTCGTATCCATGAAACATATGGGGACAAGGTTAATATATGTACAGTAGTAGGTTTCCCTTTAGGATATTCATCAACAGAAGGTAAAATTGCTGAAACAAAGCAAGCGTTAGCTGATGGAGCAAATGAAATAGATATGGTAATTAATATTACAGATGTAAAAAACAAAGAATATGATAAAGTTACAAAAGAGATAAGAGCTCTAAAAGAAGTTATAGGAGATAAAATATTAAAAGTTATAATTGAAACTTGTTACTTAACAGAAGAAGAAAAAATAGCTATGTGCAAAGCAGTTACAGATGCAGAAGCTAATTATATAAAAACATCAACTGGATTTGGAACAGGTGGAGCAACAATAGAAGATGTGAAATTGTTTAAACAACACATTGGACCAAATATTAAAATTAAAGCAGCAGGTGGAGTAAGTACAATAGAAGATCTTAAAATGTTTATAAATGAAGGATGCGATAGAATTGGAACAAGCAGAGCTGTTGGTCTTTTAAAAGGTGAACAAACACAAGGATATTAA
- the hcp gene encoding hydroxylamine reductase, producing the protein MENKMFCFQCQEAAGCTGCTIKGVCGKTPELARLQDLLVYVTKGLAEVATKAREEGINISSSINHMVTMNLFTTITNANFDNEIFYIRIKETIKLKKDLLAKMNDKSNFSEAALFICETKEEMEAKAPTIGVLSTEDEDIRSLRELIIYGLKGLSAYMKHANALGHDDEKIAEFMQRALASTNNKDVTLNEYVALALETGKVGVDGMALLDKANTESYGNPEITKVNIGVGKKPGILVSGHDLKDLEQVLIQTQGTGVDVYTHSEMLPAHYYPHLKKYSNLIGNYGNAWWKQREEFTSFNGPILMTTNCIVPPTDKDEYKSRMYTTGASGFEGCVHIEADENGKKDFSVIIEQAKQCEVPTEIENGEIIGGFAHAQVLALADKIVDAVKSGAIKKFFVMAGCDGRHKSREYYTDFAKALPKDTVILTAGCAKYKYNKLELGDIGGIPRVLDAGQCNDSYSLAVIALKLKEVFELEDINELPIAFNIAWYEQKAVIVLLSLLHLGIKNIHLGPTLPAFLSKNVTKVLVDNFGICGITNVDDDLKIFLD; encoded by the coding sequence ATGGAAAATAAAATGTTCTGTTTTCAATGTCAAGAAGCAGCAGGATGTACAGGCTGTACTATAAAAGGAGTGTGTGGAAAAACACCTGAACTTGCAAGACTTCAAGATTTATTAGTATATGTAACTAAAGGATTAGCAGAAGTGGCAACCAAAGCAAGAGAAGAAGGTATTAATATATCAAGTTCTATAAATCATATGGTAACAATGAACCTTTTCACTACAATAACAAATGCTAATTTTGATAATGAAATTTTTTATATAAGAATAAAGGAGACTATAAAATTAAAAAAAGATTTATTAGCTAAAATGAATGATAAATCTAATTTTAGTGAAGCAGCTCTATTTATATGCGAAACAAAAGAAGAAATGGAAGCTAAAGCACCTACTATAGGAGTATTATCTACTGAGGATGAAGATATAAGAAGTTTAAGAGAACTTATAATTTATGGATTAAAAGGATTATCAGCTTATATGAAACATGCTAATGCTTTAGGACATGATGATGAAAAAATAGCTGAGTTTATGCAAAGAGCACTAGCATCTACTAATAACAAAGATGTAACTTTAAATGAATACGTGGCATTAGCTTTAGAAACAGGTAAAGTAGGCGTTGATGGTATGGCTCTTTTAGATAAAGCTAATACAGAAAGTTATGGAAATCCTGAAATAACTAAAGTAAACATAGGTGTAGGAAAAAAACCAGGAATATTAGTATCAGGACATGATTTAAAAGATTTAGAACAAGTATTAATTCAAACTCAAGGAACAGGGGTAGATGTATATACTCATTCAGAAATGCTACCAGCTCATTATTATCCACATTTAAAGAAGTATTCTAATTTAATAGGTAATTATGGAAATGCTTGGTGGAAGCAAAGAGAAGAATTTACAAGTTTTAATGGTCCAATTCTTATGACTACTAACTGTATAGTTCCACCAACTGACAAAGATGAATATAAGAGCAGAATGTATACAACTGGAGCATCAGGTTTTGAAGGATGCGTTCATATTGAAGCTGATGAAAATGGAAAGAAGGATTTTTCAGTTATTATAGAACAAGCAAAACAATGTGAAGTACCAACTGAAATAGAAAATGGAGAAATAATTGGTGGATTTGCACACGCACAAGTCTTAGCATTAGCTGATAAAATTGTTGATGCAGTGAAAAGTGGTGCTATAAAGAAATTCTTTGTTATGGCAGGTTGTGATGGAAGACATAAATCAAGAGAATACTATACAGATTTTGCAAAGGCTCTTCCAAAAGATACTGTAATATTAACAGCAGGATGTGCAAAATATAAATATAATAAATTAGAATTAGGCGATATTGGAGGAATCCCAAGAGTATTAGATGCAGGGCAATGTAATGATTCATATTCACTAGCTGTAATTGCTTTAAAATTAAAAGAAGTGTTTGAATTAGAAGATATAAATGAATTACCTATAGCCTTTAATATAGCATGGTATGAACAAAAAGCAGTAATAGTACTTTTATCACTATTACATTTAGGAATTAAAAATATTCATTTAGGACCAACATTACCAGCATTCTTATCAAAAAATGTAACTAAGGTATTAGTAGACAACTTTGGAATTTGTGGAATAACTAATGTTGATGATGATTTAAAAATATTTTTAGACTAA
- a CDS encoding viral A-type inclusion protein, translating into MIRPSFSRKNSAELEANKMFAEEIKKEKNNEKELKEIKNRNNDLSILNKDTVKYIIKQFPEMSLKIKESLLNLVNTLENTIDYIEDESSKIIKENRNFSLSESHRKISVEVYGMVKDIDNYAKWISEENLSNKNELCNKKIIDKEVACSKVDDKKDNKIKENIENKGIEIFKDFSLKNPKAFRLNDNVVEVENWDDLLVKTAEILNKKYKENKKLKPIQNEIKIFNKKSNENMLRNTVIDMLNEYRINLKDFKIIV; encoded by the coding sequence ATGATAAGACCTAGTTTTAGTAGAAAAAATAGTGCAGAATTAGAGGCTAATAAAATGTTTGCTGAAGAAATTAAAAAAGAAAAGAATAATGAGAAGGAATTAAAAGAAATTAAAAATAGAAACAATGATTTATCAATACTAAATAAAGACACTGTAAAATATATAATTAAACAATTTCCAGAAATGTCTTTGAAAATAAAGGAAAGCTTATTAAATTTAGTAAATACTTTAGAAAATACAATAGATTATATAGAAGATGAGTCAAGTAAAATTATTAAAGAAAATAGAAATTTTTCTTTAAGTGAATCCCATAGAAAAATATCTGTGGAAGTATATGGTATGGTAAAAGATATAGATAATTATGCAAAATGGATATCAGAAGAAAATTTATCTAATAAAAATGAGTTGTGCAATAAAAAAATAATTGATAAAGAAGTAGCATGTAGTAAAGTTGATGATAAAAAAGATAATAAAATTAAAGAAAATATAGAAAATAAAGGAATAGAAATATTCAAAGATTTTTCTCTAAAGAATCCAAAAGCATTTAGATTAAATGATAATGTTGTTGAAGTAGAAAATTGGGATGACTTACTTGTAAAAACAGCAGAAATATTAAATAAAAAATATAAAGAAAATAAAAAATTAAAACCTATACAAAATGAAATAAAAATATTTAATAAAAAATCTAATGAGAATATGCTAAGAAATACTGTAATAGATATGTTAAACGAATACAGAATAAATTTAAAAGATTTTAAAATTATAGTTTAA
- a CDS encoding YczE/YyaS/YitT family protein, whose translation MNQKKLFIRLILFFLGMSIIQFGVGLSIVTNIGSDPFTVFTQGLSNLLNITPGIANRCILFVLTIGIVLVDRKKINIGTFISLIGVGYVIDLAIDIFSRFNIQDHNMFVKALIVVLVQLIIAVGFSILSASNLGVAPNDIVPFIIKDKTQFQYRWIRMSLDATYLIGGYLLGGIVGLGTVISMLTLGPFIQVCLPYGEKIVGFLLSGQNDIVKKEKMEEIEA comes from the coding sequence ATGAATCAAAAAAAATTATTTATAAGATTAATTCTGTTTTTTTTAGGAATGTCAATAATTCAGTTTGGAGTAGGATTATCAATAGTAACTAATATTGGATCGGATCCATTTACTGTATTTACTCAAGGATTATCAAATTTACTTAATATTACCCCAGGAATTGCAAATAGATGTATTTTATTTGTATTAACTATAGGAATTGTTTTAGTTGATAGAAAGAAAATAAATATTGGTACTTTTATATCTCTTATAGGAGTTGGATATGTTATAGATTTGGCTATTGATATATTTTCAAGATTTAACATACAAGATCATAACATGTTTGTAAAGGCTTTAATAGTAGTTTTAGTACAACTTATAATAGCAGTAGGGTTTTCAATTCTTTCTGCAAGTAACTTAGGAGTTGCTCCTAATGATATTGTTCCTTTTATTATAAAGGATAAGACTCAATTTCAATATAGATGGATTAGAATGAGTTTAGATGCAACTTATTTAATTGGAGGATATTTATTAGGTGGAATAGTGGGACTTGGTACTGTAATATCAATGTTGACATTAGGACCATTTATTCAAGTGTGTCTTCCGTATGGTGAAAAAATTGTTGGATTTTTACTTAGCGGTCAAAATGATATCGTTAAGAAAGAAAAAATGGAAGAAATAGAAGCTTAA
- a CDS encoding accessory gene regulator ArgB-like protein: MIREFIKKFVQDICQHNGYTEEQCEQIQYTTTVFFFELVKLISIIILFSLCGYWKESIIIIGIMCVTKPFIGGYHEDTQMKCFIATMLITTGVILLSLNCKLNFISNIILILISLFSIYNTAPVLNDKMPITRLELIKRNRVLGISISSVLGISSIFLYKYSNLYELITWTILFQSILMFNKREKK; the protein is encoded by the coding sequence ATGATTAGAGAGTTTATAAAAAAATTTGTGCAAGATATTTGTCAACATAACGGGTATACTGAAGAACAGTGTGAACAAATTCAATATACAACAACAGTATTCTTTTTTGAGTTAGTAAAATTAATATCAATAATAATATTATTTTCTTTATGTGGGTACTGGAAAGAAAGCATCATAATAATAGGTATAATGTGTGTAACCAAGCCTTTTATTGGAGGCTATCATGAGGATACCCAAATGAAATGTTTTATAGCAACAATGCTTATAACTACTGGTGTTATATTACTAAGTTTAAATTGTAAACTTAACTTTATAAGTAACATTATTTTAATATTGATTAGTTTATTTTCAATATATAACACAGCACCAGTGTTAAATGATAAAATGCCAATTACGCGCCTCGAACTTATAAAAAGAAATAGAGTTTTAGGAATTTCTATTTCATCAGTTTTAGGAATAAGCTCTATATTTTTATATAAGTATAGCAATTTATATGAACTTATAACATGGACAATTTTATTTCAGTCTATATTAATGTTTAATAAAAGAGAAAAGAAGTAA
- a CDS encoding sensor histidine kinase: protein MVINLVDTLNSILQSIIFVYVIDYCIEDKYKKNNIEKICSTIVVFLSMYILNYLFGNLSICVFIIHAFGIIFISCILYRKNIYSSLISYTLIYFFIAINVNIFGNLFFGYLKKLEVFKYEEILMVCVVYIPHFIMGILILKYIEKIKRIHNQILSIKPSIITIILVNFSLDFIIGFYFIFYKNEFEALKILLNINLMLFLAIIIIYFIKIDVKWHKILDLNKSLYDKNVELTTIQGGYAKEIEYMYDLYCMKRIDKIGEKLKNIINQNNVEADIKINEDNSLINNIVRKINNKDINLIIEDEGSVNNVKITEIELYRIISNIVNNAVKAMKGSGILIIKTYDVENFVVIIIENNGPKIKEENISRIFEPGFTTKNNAEENHGYGLSIVKELIEKNGGNIKLSSNDISTKFEITLPINHTY from the coding sequence TTGGTAATAAATTTAGTAGACACATTAAATTCTATTTTGCAATCTATTATTTTTGTATACGTAATAGACTATTGTATTGAAGATAAGTATAAAAAAAATAATATAGAAAAGATATGTTCAACTATAGTTGTATTTCTATCAATGTATATTTTAAATTATTTATTTGGAAACCTATCTATTTGTGTTTTTATTATACATGCTTTCGGTATAATTTTTATTAGTTGTATATTGTATAGGAAGAATATTTATAGTTCATTGATTTCGTATACACTAATTTATTTTTTTATAGCAATTAATGTGAATATATTTGGAAATTTATTTTTTGGATATTTAAAAAAATTAGAGGTATTTAAATATGAAGAAATTTTAATGGTTTGTGTAGTATATATTCCACATTTTATAATGGGAATTTTAATATTAAAATATATAGAAAAAATAAAGAGAATTCACAATCAAATTTTATCAATAAAACCATCTATTATAACTATAATTCTAGTAAATTTTTCTTTAGATTTTATAATAGGTTTTTATTTTATTTTTTATAAAAATGAATTTGAGGCATTAAAAATTTTATTAAATATAAATTTGATGTTGTTTTTGGCAATAATTATAATTTATTTTATTAAGATAGATGTTAAATGGCATAAAATACTTGACTTGAATAAAAGTTTATATGATAAAAATGTAGAACTTACAACAATTCAAGGTGGTTATGCAAAAGAAATTGAATATATGTATGACCTTTATTGTATGAAAAGAATTGATAAAATTGGAGAAAAACTAAAAAATATAATTAATCAAAATAATGTAGAGGCTGATATTAAGATAAACGAAGATAATAGTTTAATCAACAATATAGTAAGAAAAATAAATAATAAAGACATTAATTTAATAATAGAAGATGAAGGTAGCGTTAATAATGTAAAAATAACAGAAATAGAGCTTTATAGGATAATATCTAATATAGTAAATAATGCTGTTAAGGCTATGAAGGGATCAGGAATTTTAATTATAAAAACCTATGATGTAGAAAATTTTGTAGTTATTATTATAGAAAATAATGGACCTAAAATTAAAGAAGAAAATATTTCTAGAATATTTGAACCAGGTTTTACTACAAAAAATAATGCTGAAGAAAATCATGGATATGGTTTAAGTATTGTAAAAGAATTAATAGAAAAAAATGGTGGGAATATAAAATTATCAAGTAATGATATTTCTACAAAATTTGAAATAACTTTGCCTATAAATCATACATATTAA
- a CDS encoding histidine kinase, with the protein MIIMLGSIIELFLEALVILNIVNSCVKKDSKKEKKQLSIIVFFISIVSIIIKSLNINYNYNIIYNSMLYIVTVGILYKNDFKTAQIICNSIYALIVILSVIIIGIFYPYIDLLNLEKIYLLNTMYIIVFMLNYICLYTLFKYKKYIVRFYRFMVKDKIFISLTLAINIFVYYNIIFKKRLVDFDNPLLKNIIIINLFIFFIISAIYFSSIKKESEQINRLNCELEKKNNDLRKIKHDYGAEISYLYGLYLMNKEKKLGEALENIIENNNKVKLSIKINENKNGFISEILKPIIELDTCIIIDDNVDVNLLKISDEDLYIVISNIISCIDGKKGFIRIQTYNILDKLIINIECNMKNLYKKRKIRFFNSNIKIDSKKIKLVEGLLEKYGGTLYVSSMFYSSEFEITLPLS; encoded by the coding sequence ATGATTATAATGTTAGGAAGTATAATAGAACTTTTTTTAGAAGCATTAGTTATATTAAATATTGTGAATTCTTGTGTTAAAAAAGATAGTAAAAAAGAAAAAAAACAATTAAGTATAATAGTATTTTTCATATCAATTGTATCTATAATAATTAAAAGCTTAAATATTAATTATAATTATAATATTATTTATAATAGTATGTTATATATTGTTACAGTAGGAATTTTGTATAAAAATGATTTTAAGACAGCCCAAATTATATGTAACAGCATTTATGCATTAATAGTAATATTATCAGTAATAATTATTGGAATATTTTATCCATACATAGACTTATTAAATTTAGAAAAAATATATTTGCTTAATACAATGTATATAATAGTTTTCATGTTAAATTATATTTGTTTATATACATTATTTAAATATAAAAAATATATAGTTAGATTTTATAGATTTATGGTTAAAGATAAAATATTTATATCTCTAACTTTAGCCATAAATATATTTGTTTATTATAATATAATTTTTAAAAAAAGACTTGTAGATTTTGATAATCCATTATTAAAAAATATAATAATTATAAATTTATTTATATTTTTTATTATAAGTGCAATATATTTTAGTAGTATAAAAAAAGAAAGTGAACAAATAAATAGATTAAATTGTGAATTAGAAAAGAAAAATAATGACTTGAGAAAAATAAAACATGATTATGGAGCAGAAATTTCATATTTATATGGTTTATATCTTATGAATAAAGAAAAAAAATTAGGTGAAGCATTAGAAAATATTATAGAAAATAATAATAAAGTGAAATTATCAATAAAAATAAATGAAAATAAGAATGGATTTATTTCAGAAATATTAAAACCAATTATAGAGTTAGATACATGTATTATTATAGATGACAATGTAGATGTGAATTTATTAAAAATTTCAGATGAGGATTTATATATTGTTATAAGTAATATAATATCTTGCATAGATGGAAAAAAAGGTTTTATAAGAATACAAACTTATAATATTTTAGATAAATTAATAATCAACATAGAATGTAATATGAAGAACTTATATAAGAAAAGAAAAATTAGATTTTTTAATAGTAATATTAAGATAGATAGTAAAAAAATAAAGTTAGTTGAAGGACTATTGGAGAAATATGGTGGCACACTTTATGTAAGCAGTATGTTTTATTCAAGTGAATTTGAAATAACATTACCATTATCTTAG
- a CDS encoding YkvA family protein has translation MKISNVKVKLLGKDLLSIINEFVKVDGLFLNKIDIFNGIIIEGSFKKGINIEFSLKVEIIQVSNGKVICKLSNLKVMNLGFFRIFRSFILKKLVKDFKDKGISAEKDKISIDIPKILYDIPFVDFTLKEIYIKDNELWTSLEEINISLKGDLIKENLVEEAQDNIKENSNELIVINKVNDKYSSGRNILVNRLPQKAKKFKEYIFLLPDIISLIYRLLKDNRVPLKTKLILSSAIAYITLPTDIIPNKIPFIGAIDDIGVAFFALNNVVNDVPMNVIIENWQGKNEIITVLKSGLEYLINFTAAKNVEKLCSLVTELTTL, from the coding sequence ATGAAAATATCCAATGTTAAAGTTAAATTACTAGGTAAAGATTTACTGAGTATTATTAATGAATTTGTTAAGGTTGATGGACTATTTTTAAATAAAATAGATATATTTAATGGAATTATAATTGAAGGAAGTTTTAAAAAAGGAATTAATATAGAATTTTCTTTAAAAGTTGAAATAATTCAGGTAAGTAATGGGAAAGTAATATGTAAATTATCCAATTTAAAAGTAATGAATTTAGGTTTCTTTAGGATTTTTAGAAGTTTTATTTTAAAAAAATTAGTTAAAGATTTTAAAGATAAAGGTATAAGTGCTGAAAAAGATAAAATATCAATAGATATTCCTAAAATATTATATGATATTCCATTTGTAGATTTTACATTAAAAGAAATATACATAAAAGATAATGAACTTTGGACTAGTTTAGAAGAAATTAATATTTCACTAAAAGGAGATTTAATTAAAGAGAACCTTGTAGAAGAAGCTCAGGATAATATTAAAGAAAACTCTAATGAATTAATTGTTATAAATAAAGTTAATGATAAGTATTCATCAGGAAGAAATATATTAGTTAATCGATTACCCCAAAAAGCTAAAAAGTTTAAAGAATATATATTTCTTTTACCAGATATTATATCTTTAATATATAGATTATTAAAAGATAATAGAGTACCTCTAAAAACTAAATTAATATTATCATCAGCTATTGCATATATAACGTTACCTACAGATATAATACCAAATAAGATACCATTTATAGGAGCAATAGATGATATTGGAGTAGCATTTTTTGCATTAAACAACGTTGTAAATGACGTTCCTATGAATGTAATCATTGAAAATTGGCAAGGAAAAAATGAGATAATTACAGTTTTAAAAAGTGGATTGGAATATTTGATAAATTTTACAGCTGCTAAAAATGTTGAGAAATTATGTTCATTAGTAACAGAATTGACAACATTATAA
- a CDS encoding ribonuclease H family protein, with protein sequence MGKKVYAIKEGFDFKNNCKIQDKIVYSWSECLTYVKGVKNAKYKSFTDLTEAKEFLSSSSVLLSKLEGNYPKDCLHIYVDGSYNISTKKYSYGVVAVKNDVVEYIDSGIGENDPNNNIRQIAGELQGAVKGVEYALNCGQKKVVIFHDYAGICYHATGAWERKENSSKEYYEKMQSLMNKGIEVIFVKVDSHTGDFFNELVDEKCKEVLNIESDKVVAKWLKNNILKVLNEEIKLKIQSLVFDNYENIVVVDKDIKVSNTNVLGNKYEDIFNKYREDSNKGKKLISKLLSKQKEEMILYLLENKCNM encoded by the coding sequence TTGGGAAAAAAAGTTTATGCTATAAAAGAAGGTTTTGATTTTAAAAATAATTGTAAGATACAAGATAAAATAGTTTATAGTTGGTCAGAATGTTTGACATATGTTAAAGGTGTTAAGAATGCTAAATATAAGAGTTTTACTGACTTAACTGAAGCTAAAGAATTTTTAAGTAGTAGTAGTGTGTTATTAAGTAAATTAGAAGGAAATTATCCAAAAGATTGCTTACACATATATGTAGATGGTAGCTATAATATTTCAACTAAGAAATATTCTTATGGAGTTGTTGCAGTAAAAAATGATGTTGTGGAATACATAGATAGTGGTATTGGAGAAAATGATCCAAATAATAATATAAGGCAAATAGCAGGAGAATTACAAGGAGCAGTAAAAGGGGTTGAATATGCTTTAAACTGTGGACAAAAAAAAGTCGTTATTTTCCATGATTATGCTGGAATATGTTATCATGCAACTGGTGCATGGGAAAGAAAAGAGAACTCATCTAAAGAGTATTATGAAAAAATGCAATCTCTAATGAATAAAGGTATAGAAGTTATATTTGTAAAGGTAGATAGTCATACAGGAGATTTTTTTAATGAACTTGTTGATGAAAAATGTAAAGAAGTATTAAATATAGAATCTGATAAAGTTGTTGCAAAATGGCTTAAAAATAATATATTAAAGGTTTTAAACGAAGAAATAAAATTAAAAATACAATCATTAGTATTTGATAACTATGAAAATATAGTAGTTGTTGATAAAGATATTAAAGTAAGTAATACTAATGTTTTAGGGAATAAATATGAGGATATATTTAACAAATATAGGGAGGATTCCAATAAAGGAAAAAAATTAATATCTAAGTTGTTAAGTAAGCAAAAAGAGGAAATGATTTTATATTTGTTAGAAAATAAGTGTAATATGTAA
- a CDS encoding YtxH domain-containing protein: MRNFTKGIVAGALVSTAVGIMVMPNLDRRTQRRMRRAGSRIKNMAEDTYENMMNCCNK; this comes from the coding sequence ATGAGAAATTTTACAAAAGGAATTGTTGCAGGAGCATTAGTTAGTACAGCTGTAGGAATTATGGTTATGCCTAATTTAGACAGAAGGACTCAAAGAAGAATGAGAAGAGCAGGATCGAGAATAAAAAATATGGCAGAAGATACATATGAAAATATGATGAACTGCTGTAACAAATAA
- a CDS encoding helix-turn-helix domain-containing protein — translation MEIMSLGEKIKTRRKELNMTLKDLAKNRITPGQISLIESGRSNPSMDLLEYLATTLNISIEHLMESEESQAEKISIYYEQVAESNILLKNYDIAQKYIENALYYSEKYNLEYRKARLLFINAQIYAYKEDFQMAQKFFLSSNVIFIKNNNYEEIIKTFLNLAKITINLKAYLSASSYLRQAEKVYLDNNIEDDFVLGEIYYNMARTCFNIENLDKALEYSNLAKKKLERTYSDKNYAKTLLSLAEEFNEQGNLLKATKYSKKALEVYRKIEHNKNVVEIEHNLGKLFYELDNLEESFKHYEISKKMIKQNEFENEVDILMDICKSHIKLKNIEECKKIVCQIEGLIDKNDFNRLIECRLIQCIIFNISEEYEEAERMVIEAYDKAKESGDLLKSGEIAMKIGKHFMDKKDKDKASKYLDEGIKFFEKLGLIK, via the coding sequence GTGGAAATCATGTCATTAGGTGAGAAGATAAAGACAAGAAGAAAAGAATTAAATATGACATTAAAAGATTTAGCTAAGAATAGGATAACTCCTGGTCAAATAAGCCTAATTGAATCAGGACGATCAAATCCATCAATGGATTTACTTGAATATTTAGCTACTACATTAAATATAAGCATAGAACATCTTATGGAGTCGGAGGAAAGTCAAGCTGAAAAAATAAGTATATATTATGAACAAGTTGCAGAATCAAACATATTATTAAAAAATTATGACATTGCACAAAAATACATAGAAAATGCTTTATATTATTCAGAAAAATATAATTTAGAGTATAGAAAGGCACGTTTATTATTTATAAATGCTCAAATATATGCTTATAAAGAAGATTTTCAAATGGCACAAAAGTTTTTCTTATCTTCAAATGTTATATTTATTAAAAACAATAATTATGAAGAAATAATAAAAACGTTTTTAAATTTAGCTAAAATAACAATAAATTTAAAAGCGTATCTTTCTGCCAGCAGTTATTTAAGACAAGCAGAGAAAGTATATTTAGACAACAATATAGAAGATGATTTTGTATTAGGAGAAATATATTATAATATGGCAAGAACCTGTTTTAATATAGAAAACTTAGACAAGGCATTAGAATATTCTAATTTAGCTAAGAAAAAATTAGAAAGAACTTACAGTGATAAAAATTATGCAAAAACATTACTTTCCTTAGCAGAAGAATTCAACGAACAAGGGAATTTATTAAAAGCAACTAAGTATTCTAAAAAGGCCTTGGAAGTTTATAGAAAAATAGAACATAATAAAAATGTTGTAGAAATAGAACATAATCTAGGAAAGTTATTTTATGAATTAGATAATTTAGAGGAATCGTTTAAACATTATGAAATATCTAAAAAGATGATTAAACAAAATGAATTTGAAAATGAAGTTGATATTTTAATGGATATATGTAAATCACATATAAAACTTAAGAATATAGAAGAGTGTAAAAAAATAGTTTGTCAAATAGAAGGTCTTATAGATAAAAATGATTTTAATAGATTAATAGAATGTAGATTAATACAATGCATAATATTTAACATATCAGAAGAATATGAAGAAGCCGAAAGAATGGTTATAGAAGCATATGATAAAGCAAAAGAGAGTGGAGATCTATTAAAATCAGGAGAAATAGCTATGAAAATAGGTAAACATTTTATGGATAAAAAAGATAAAGATAAAGCAAGTAAATATTTGGATGAAGGAATTAAATTTTTTGAAAAGTTAGGTTTAATAAAATAG